In a single window of the Agrobacterium vitis genome:
- a CDS encoding transcriptional regulator has protein sequence MITARQFRAARALLAWTQETLADKARVSLTALKRLESESGLEVYESTRDQVRRAFEDNGIVFLNSGPDVGVMLVSEKR, from the coding sequence ATGATCACCGCCCGACAATTTCGGGCCGCGCGTGCGTTACTGGCTTGGACACAGGAGACGCTCGCTGACAAGGCCCGGGTATCATTGACCGCGCTCAAGCGCCTCGAATCCGAAAGCGGTCTCGAGGTGTATGAGAGCACGCGCGATCAGGTACGACGGGCTTTTGAAGACAACGGGATCGTCTTCCTCAACTCCGGCCCTGATGTGGGAGTGATGCTTGTCAGCGAAAAGCGCTAA
- a CDS encoding single-stranded DNA-binding protein, with protein sequence MQNIVILAGNIGQDPETRNTQSGTSITHFTLATSRPRYSEGKVVRDNNGYRVQDTEWHRITAFNGLGKTIQEHCEKGMKVLVRGRIHYTKWTDQQGNDRYGCEIIAETVDFLNRAKQTDNEDDQFTDDSDIPF encoded by the coding sequence ATGCAGAACATCGTCATTCTCGCCGGCAACATCGGCCAGGACCCCGAAACCCGCAATACCCAGAGCGGCACTAGCATCACCCACTTTACCCTGGCGACCTCGCGCCCACGCTACTCGGAAGGCAAGGTGGTCCGGGACAATAACGGCTACCGGGTCCAGGACACCGAATGGCACCGCATCACCGCCTTCAACGGCCTCGGCAAGACGATCCAGGAACATTGCGAGAAAGGCATGAAGGTTCTGGTTCGCGGCCGCATCCACTACACCAAGTGGACCGACCAGCAAGGAAACGACCGCTACGGCTGCGAGATCATCGCCGAGACGGTCGATTTCCTGAACCGGGCGAAGCAGACCGATAACGAAGATGATCAGTTCACTGACGACAGCGACATCCCGTTCTGA
- a CDS encoding DUF932 domain-containing protein produces the protein MNMQVLDARRDTSGGYKVDVGRGERVGRVSSEWFSRPADERYLSLSELAHTVRDRTERSRTRVVESALIHVEANRSDSERLGLILPGTDAAIAPTHWSFGQLASLVGAPAAYLRQLPAALAAINLQYGLTSNRAEQIKTLETGTGRVELRAVTGPDYGRIYDHELVEAVQRIAGNGTGDTRWRVPGVLDWSTGIYNPRVDITKDTTTLYASDRDVFLFLVDDLNPIEAGRLPDGSPDLYFRGFYCWNSEVGAKTLGMASFYLRAVCQNRNLWGVEDFEEITIRHSKYAANRFAHEAAPALANFANSSPLPFVNGIRAARERIVARTDEDRTDFLRRRGFSKAETGKIIDRVLAEEGRPPESIFDFVQGITAVARDKPHQDARLDMEGKAKKLLDRAA, from the coding sequence ATGAATATGCAGGTCCTCGATGCGCGCCGTGACACCAGCGGCGGTTACAAGGTCGATGTCGGTCGTGGCGAACGGGTCGGCCGCGTCTCGTCAGAGTGGTTCTCGCGTCCGGCCGACGAGCGCTACCTCTCCCTGTCCGAGTTGGCCCACACGGTCCGCGATCGCACCGAACGTAGCCGGACGCGGGTGGTGGAGAGCGCGCTCATCCATGTCGAGGCGAACCGCAGTGACTCAGAGCGACTGGGCCTGATCCTGCCGGGCACCGATGCGGCAATCGCGCCGACACACTGGTCCTTCGGCCAGCTCGCCAGCCTGGTCGGTGCCCCAGCTGCCTATCTTCGGCAGCTCCCAGCCGCACTTGCCGCCATCAACCTGCAATACGGCCTGACCTCCAATCGGGCCGAGCAGATCAAGACACTCGAAACCGGTACTGGCCGTGTCGAACTGCGCGCCGTCACTGGCCCGGACTATGGCCGCATCTACGACCACGAGCTGGTCGAGGCCGTCCAGCGTATCGCCGGCAATGGCACGGGCGATACCCGCTGGAGGGTCCCGGGCGTGCTCGACTGGTCGACCGGCATCTACAATCCGCGCGTCGACATCACCAAGGACACGACGACGCTCTATGCCTCCGATCGCGATGTCTTCCTGTTCCTGGTCGACGACCTGAACCCGATCGAGGCCGGCCGCCTTCCCGACGGCTCGCCGGATCTCTATTTCCGGGGCTTCTACTGCTGGAATTCCGAGGTCGGCGCCAAGACGCTCGGCATGGCGAGCTTCTATCTGCGCGCGGTATGCCAGAATCGCAATTTGTGGGGCGTGGAGGATTTCGAGGAAATCACCATCCGCCACTCCAAATATGCCGCCAATCGCTTCGCGCACGAGGCAGCCCCGGCGCTGGCGAACTTCGCGAACTCCTCGCCCCTGCCGTTCGTCAACGGCATCAGGGCGGCCCGCGAGCGGATCGTCGCCAGGACGGACGAAGACCGCACTGACTTCCTGCGTCGTCGCGGCTTCTCCAAGGCCGAGACCGGCAAGATCATCGACAGGGTGCTGGCGGAGGAAGGTCGCCCGCCGGAGTCCATCTTCGATTTCGTGCAGGGCATCACCGCCGTCGCGCGCGACAAGCCCCATCAGGACGCCCGCCTCGACATGGAGGGCAAGGCCAAGAAGCTGCTCGATCGAGCTGCCTGA
- a CDS encoding type IV toxin-antitoxin system AbiEi family antitoxin domain-containing protein yields the protein MSQRQIAHTVLTARGISRLAELRVAGVTAATMSRMERDGEVLRLARGLYQLSDAPLDVHHSLAETAKRVPKGVVCLVSALAFHGLTDQLPRKVWLAVGQKDWSPKPEGTPIRLVRFTDRLLTEGVETHPVERVPVKVFSVAKTIADCFRYRNKIGLSVAIEGLQEALRQRKTTPSEIASQAERGTVATVIRPYLEALTANG from the coding sequence ATGTCCCAACGCCAGATCGCCCATACCGTGCTGACCGCGCGCGGAATTTCGCGCTTGGCAGAACTGCGTGTAGCAGGCGTAACCGCTGCCACCATGAGCCGCATGGAACGTGACGGCGAGGTGCTACGGCTCGCGCGCGGACTTTATCAGCTTTCCGATGCGCCCCTCGACGTTCACCATAGTCTCGCAGAGACGGCCAAACGGGTTCCCAAGGGCGTCGTTTGCCTCGTTTCTGCCCTGGCGTTCCACGGGCTGACCGATCAGCTGCCAAGGAAAGTTTGGCTCGCCGTGGGTCAGAAGGACTGGTCTCCGAAACCTGAAGGCACGCCCATTCGACTGGTGCGTTTCACAGATCGTCTCCTGACGGAGGGGGTTGAGACCCACCCTGTCGAGAGGGTGCCCGTGAAGGTTTTCAGTGTCGCAAAGACGATCGCCGATTGCTTCCGATATCGGAACAAGATTGGCCTGTCGGTGGCGATCGAAGGCCTGCAGGAAGCGCTGCGCCAGCGCAAGACGACGCCAAGCGAGATTGCCAGCCAGGCTGAACGAGGAACGGTTGCCACGGTCATTCGGCCCTATCTCGAGGCACTGACCGCCAATGGCTAA
- a CDS encoding DUF7146 domain-containing protein encodes MSRHDASDLAIRLGRHAEAVCRHYLSSGHRAGRYWLVGDPQNSPGRSMFVRLAGPETGKGAAGKWTDGATGEHGDLLDVIREALGLVDFKDVAEEARRFLSLPHPEPERTRTPTGRTSSMAVSSPEASRRLFAMSQPIGGTLAEIYLNGRAITSLFGTAALRYHPRCFYRPDEHSPTETWPAMLASVTDLAGRQTGAHRTWLAPDGSGKAPVETPRRAMGDLLGHGVRFGVAGEVLAAGEGIETVLSPRQVLPYMPMLAALSAAHLAAILFPATLRRLYVLRDRDPAGDGARDSLTARAESVGIEAIALSPVGEDFNDDLRWRGTDALRAALKDQLHPEDISRFMEG; translated from the coding sequence ATGTCCCGTCACGATGCCTCAGACCTGGCAATCCGTCTCGGCCGACATGCCGAGGCGGTCTGCCGCCATTATCTCTCGTCCGGCCACCGTGCCGGGCGGTACTGGCTGGTCGGAGATCCCCAGAACAGCCCCGGCCGGTCGATGTTCGTGCGCCTTGCCGGGCCGGAAACCGGCAAGGGAGCCGCAGGGAAATGGACGGACGGCGCAACGGGCGAACACGGCGACCTGCTTGATGTCATTCGCGAGGCACTTGGTCTTGTCGACTTCAAGGACGTGGCCGAGGAAGCACGCCGTTTCCTCTCGCTCCCACACCCCGAGCCGGAAAGGACGAGGACACCGACCGGCAGGACATCGAGCATGGCGGTTAGCTCGCCCGAAGCGTCGCGGCGGCTCTTCGCCATGTCGCAGCCGATCGGCGGCACGCTTGCGGAAATCTACCTCAACGGGCGGGCGATCACGTCGCTCTTCGGCACCGCCGCGCTGCGCTACCATCCGCGCTGCTTTTACAGGCCCGACGAGCATTCTCCCACTGAGACATGGCCGGCGATGCTCGCTTCCGTCACCGACCTTGCCGGACGGCAGACCGGCGCGCACCGCACTTGGCTCGCCCCGGACGGTTCAGGCAAGGCGCCTGTTGAAACGCCGAGGCGGGCGATGGGCGACCTTCTCGGGCACGGCGTCCGCTTCGGCGTGGCCGGCGAGGTGCTCGCCGCCGGAGAGGGGATCGAGACCGTGCTGTCGCCCCGCCAGGTCTTGCCCTACATGCCGATGCTGGCGGCGCTGTCGGCCGCGCACCTCGCTGCCATCCTGTTCCCGGCAACGCTGCGCCGGCTCTATGTCCTTCGCGATCGCGATCCGGCCGGGGATGGGGCAAGGGACAGCCTGACCGCCCGAGCGGAGAGCGTCGGCATCGAGGCGATTGCGCTATCGCCGGTTGGCGAGGACTTCAACGACGATCTGCGCTGGCGCGGCACCGATGCCCTCCGGGCGGCTTTGAAGGATCAGCTTCATCCCGAAGACATCAGCCGGTTCATGGAGGGGTAA
- a CDS encoding SEC-C metal-binding domain-containing protein has product MPAISTDLFKKSYTTSPNEISPAVVEFCAGINADARPSYVAVRPDGDAQPSECFNNVSAKVDRDGGSFVYGWLIWEWPRVFIEAEHHAVWEKDGVLIDITPPINGETRILFLPDPVRTYDFVGQKRLINIKKSLGRFASVSDWIRAADTLQRTIERHSVGNQFTMDRNHLAALGRDVQQRLGAVFVDLGRHTGPNDRCFCRSGKKFKKCCSPLIQLHP; this is encoded by the coding sequence GTGCCCGCAATCAGCACCGACCTGTTCAAGAAGAGCTATACGACGTCGCCGAATGAGATCAGCCCCGCCGTGGTGGAGTTCTGCGCCGGCATTAATGCCGACGCCAGGCCGTCCTATGTTGCAGTCCGGCCCGATGGCGATGCGCAACCATCAGAATGCTTCAACAATGTCTCGGCCAAGGTGGACCGTGACGGCGGATCGTTCGTCTATGGCTGGCTGATCTGGGAATGGCCGCGCGTGTTCATCGAGGCGGAACATCATGCAGTGTGGGAGAAGGACGGGGTATTGATCGATATCACCCCGCCGATAAACGGTGAGACGAGAATCCTGTTTCTCCCGGACCCTGTCCGCACATACGATTTCGTGGGACAAAAGCGGCTGATCAATATCAAGAAGAGCCTCGGTCGGTTTGCGAGCGTTTCGGACTGGATACGGGCTGCCGACACATTACAGCGAACGATCGAGCGGCATTCCGTGGGAAACCAGTTCACGATGGACCGTAACCATCTCGCAGCACTCGGACGAGACGTCCAGCAAAGGCTTGGTGCCGTCTTCGTCGACCTCGGTCGCCATACCGGACCGAATGATCGATGCTTTTGCCGGAGCGGCAAGAAATTCAAGAAGTGCTGCTCACCACTGATACAGCTCCATCCCTGA
- a CDS encoding ParB/RepB/Spo0J family partition protein produces MATAVQKIILSSSRDIPFNKLVLSQSNVRRVKAGVSIEDLAASIARRGLIQSLHVRPVLDAEGQETGMFEVPAGGRRYQALAILVKQKRLAKTAPVPCVVGDAASGILMEEISFAENDERVPPHPLDQYRAFQTMRDKGMTEEDIAAAFLIDVNVVKQRLRLASISSVLLDIYAEDGIELKQLMAFTVSQDHARQEQVWAAIKDGWQKEPWQIRRMLTETAVRASDKRAAFVGIDAYEAAGGYLLRDLFEDDHGGWLQDPVLLDRLVGEKLKTIAEEIAGEGWKWVEIAVNFPYGHDEGLRELVGTTANLTDEERAAREALRDEHDRLEAEYAEADDLPDEIDHRLGEIEQSLDAFEQRPMIYDPAEIARAGVFVSIDRDGDLVVDRGYVRPEDEAPLAIDGEASNDDPDVVASEVGANATIQRAVTTIGGQPVAPEEDDEEDVIKPLPERLVIELTAHRSLALRDAVGANPHVALTALLHKLVRDTFQRISTSGASLQASVNQVSFREQDKDLAEAPYAKSATQRHEEWKTDIPADDDALWDWLAVLDETSRLALLAHCVAYGVNALYERPNPHSATGISQAALDRRMAEADRLARSTGLDMVDAGFRPTVENYLGRVTKPRILAAVREGAGERAAQLIVHLKKGDMAVEAERLLADTGWLPEPLRLADLDGEAAAEVTAAEADGAGEALPDFLAGDDEDDMDDADNDDDHGATIAAA; encoded by the coding sequence ATGGCTACTGCAGTTCAGAAGATCATCCTGTCGTCCTCGCGCGACATCCCCTTCAACAAGCTGGTGCTCAGCCAGTCCAACGTCCGGCGGGTGAAGGCCGGCGTCTCGATCGAGGACCTCGCGGCCTCGATCGCCCGGCGCGGCCTGATCCAGAGCCTTCATGTCCGGCCAGTCCTCGACGCTGAAGGACAGGAAACCGGAATGTTCGAGGTTCCTGCCGGCGGTCGCCGCTATCAGGCTCTCGCGATCCTCGTGAAGCAAAAGCGCCTCGCCAAGACCGCGCCGGTTCCCTGCGTCGTCGGCGACGCTGCCAGCGGCATCCTCATGGAGGAAATCTCGTTCGCCGAGAATGACGAGCGTGTTCCGCCACATCCTCTCGATCAGTATCGCGCTTTCCAGACCATGCGCGACAAGGGAATGACGGAGGAAGACATTGCCGCCGCCTTCCTCATCGACGTCAATGTAGTCAAGCAGCGTCTGCGCCTGGCCTCCATCTCGTCGGTGCTGCTCGACATCTATGCCGAAGACGGCATCGAGCTGAAGCAGCTTATGGCCTTCACCGTCTCGCAGGATCATGCGCGCCAGGAGCAGGTCTGGGCAGCGATCAAGGACGGCTGGCAGAAGGAGCCGTGGCAAATCCGCCGCATGCTCACCGAGACTGCGGTACGCGCATCTGACAAGCGCGCCGCGTTCGTCGGCATCGACGCCTACGAGGCGGCGGGCGGCTACCTCCTGCGCGATCTGTTTGAGGACGACCATGGCGGCTGGCTGCAGGACCCGGTCCTGCTCGATCGGCTGGTTGGCGAAAAGCTGAAAACCATCGCCGAGGAAATTGCCGGCGAAGGCTGGAAATGGGTCGAGATCGCCGTCAACTTTCCCTATGGCCATGACGAGGGTCTGCGCGAGCTTGTCGGCACGACAGCCAATCTGACGGACGAAGAGCGTGCTGCCCGCGAGGCGCTTCGTGACGAACATGATCGTCTGGAAGCCGAATATGCCGAGGCCGACGATCTGCCTGACGAGATCGATCATCGCCTTGGAGAGATCGAGCAGTCGCTTGACGCTTTCGAGCAGCGCCCGATGATCTACGATCCGGCTGAGATCGCCCGCGCCGGCGTTTTCGTCAGCATCGATCGTGATGGCGATCTGGTCGTCGATCGCGGCTATGTCCGCCCCGAGGATGAAGCTCCGCTCGCTATCGATGGCGAAGCGAGCAATGATGATCCCGATGTCGTTGCTTCAGAAGTCGGCGCCAACGCCACCATCCAGCGGGCCGTCACCACCATCGGCGGTCAACCGGTCGCGCCGGAAGAGGATGACGAGGAGGATGTCATCAAGCCGCTGCCGGAACGGCTCGTAATCGAGCTGACCGCACATCGGTCGCTGGCGCTTCGCGACGCGGTCGGCGCCAATCCTCATGTGGCGCTCACGGCCCTTTTGCATAAGTTGGTTCGCGACACCTTCCAGCGCATCAGTACGTCGGGTGCAAGCCTGCAAGCTTCGGTCAATCAGGTCTCCTTCCGTGAGCAGGACAAGGATCTCGCCGAGGCACCCTATGCGAAATCCGCTACGCAACGGCATGAGGAGTGGAAGACGGATATTCCGGCCGACGATGACGCGCTCTGGGACTGGCTTGCCGTGCTAGACGAGACCAGCCGCCTGGCGCTGCTCGCCCATTGCGTCGCCTACGGGGTCAACGCCCTATACGAGCGTCCGAATCCCCACAGCGCCACCGGGATATCGCAGGCAGCCCTTGATCGCCGTATGGCCGAGGCTGATCGGCTGGCGCGCTCCACCGGCCTCGACATGGTGGACGCGGGCTTCCGGCCCACGGTTGAGAACTATCTCGGCCGGGTGACTAAGCCGCGCATCCTCGCCGCCGTCCGTGAAGGCGCTGGCGAGCGTGCGGCCCAGCTCATCGTCCATCTGAAAAAAGGCGACATGGCGGTGGAGGCCGAGCGCCTTCTGGCGGATACCGGCTGGCTGCCTGAACCGCTGCGCCTTGCCGATCTCGATGGCGAGGCTGCCGCAGAGGTCACGGCGGCCGAAGCGGATGGCGCGGGGGAGGCGCTGCCCGATTTTCTCGCCGGTGACGACGAGGACGATATGGACGATGCCGACAACGACGACGATCATGGTGCGACGATCGCGGCCGCATAG
- a CDS encoding DUF2493 domain-containing protein, translating to MMNEDDNVGFEPVHASSPADHLLTELQLYGWRPFQDEPDPRPLPEGNMVAAAVTDIFDALVATLGDTRLEPDLDDLLWGTVNLFHRATGRVERDLDDNEQAQRRLQREQDGSEVKSVELERLTAEGQTLIERRNSMELFRDLSAEAFEHHTGTPWRPRTGSMVNHRHLTSAMIDSRDFLAAKRRADTEVMVPAGPKVAVTGGADFSDHRLIWAKLDQVHAKHPDMVLLHGGTPKGAELIASRWADHRNVQQVSFKPDWTKHGKAAPFRRNDAMLDVLPVGVLVFPGTGIQENLADKARKLGIPVMKFDGGA from the coding sequence ATGATGAACGAAGACGACAACGTAGGCTTCGAGCCGGTCCACGCCTCATCTCCCGCCGATCATCTCCTCACCGAACTCCAGCTCTATGGCTGGCGTCCGTTTCAGGACGAACCCGATCCGAGGCCGCTTCCGGAAGGCAATATGGTCGCCGCCGCGGTCACAGATATCTTCGACGCCCTCGTCGCCACACTCGGCGATACCCGCCTCGAACCCGATCTCGACGATCTGCTCTGGGGGACGGTCAATCTCTTCCACCGGGCCACCGGCCGGGTGGAGCGCGACCTCGACGACAACGAGCAGGCGCAGCGCCGCCTTCAGAGGGAACAGGACGGCAGCGAGGTGAAGTCGGTCGAACTGGAGCGCCTGACGGCAGAGGGGCAGACCCTGATCGAGCGGCGCAACAGCATGGAACTCTTCCGAGACCTCTCGGCGGAAGCTTTCGAGCACCACACCGGCACGCCCTGGCGGCCGCGCACCGGCTCGATGGTCAACCATCGCCATCTGACTTCGGCGATGATCGACAGCCGCGACTTCCTTGCCGCGAAGCGCCGGGCCGACACCGAGGTGATGGTGCCCGCCGGTCCCAAGGTTGCCGTGACCGGCGGTGCCGACTTCAGCGACCATCGCCTGATCTGGGCGAAACTCGATCAGGTCCATGCAAAGCACCCCGACATGGTGCTGCTGCACGGCGGTACGCCGAAGGGCGCCGAATTGATCGCTTCCCGCTGGGCAGATCACCGCAACGTCCAGCAGGTCAGCTTCAAGCCCGACTGGACAAAGCACGGCAAGGCCGCGCCCTTCAGGCGAAACGATGCCATGCTCGATGTCCTGCCGGTCGGCGTCCTCGTCTTCCCAGGCACAGGGATTCAGGAGAACCTTGCGGACAAGGCCCGCAAGCTCGGCATTCCCGTCATGAAGTTCGACGGTGGCGCGTAA
- a CDS encoding GNAT family N-acetyltransferase produces the protein MQWQTDPDHDSEAVGFLFSDDEDRIVGACAFRPQPAGRGDNPWRLDWIWMCPDARRRGLLGRQWDRFRRRFGVFDIEPPISEAMQAFLRKRGCAGLIR, from the coding sequence GTGCAATGGCAGACCGACCCCGATCACGACAGTGAAGCGGTCGGGTTTCTGTTTTCCGATGACGAGGACCGGATCGTCGGTGCCTGTGCGTTTCGCCCCCAGCCGGCTGGACGCGGTGACAACCCTTGGCGGCTCGACTGGATATGGATGTGCCCCGATGCGCGGCGCCGGGGTCTGTTGGGGCGCCAGTGGGATCGCTTTCGTCGGCGGTTCGGTGTCTTCGACATCGAGCCGCCGATCTCGGAAGCGATGCAGGCGTTTTTACGCAAGCGAGGATGCGCCGGCCTGATCAGGTGA
- a CDS encoding alpha/beta fold hydrolase, whose protein sequence is MAAFGNTYRTIAIDLPGHGGSSDATDPRRSYSMSGYANAVSELLTGIGMTRYAVLGHSLGGHVALELLARHEASIAGAAIFGTPPIENSIEGLIAGFVPSPDMGYTGSLVITEEQVGMIARMALGEKDEGNETFLAAIRRTDGRARQYMMEDAQAGKTSDQRKVAETTAIPLLIINGADDPVVNLDYVDSLSYRNVWTGKPIRLAGTGHAVHREEAQAFNRLLAEFLETIT, encoded by the coding sequence ATTGCGGCATTCGGGAACACATACCGAACCATTGCCATCGACCTGCCCGGTCACGGAGGCTCCTCCGACGCGACAGACCCACGTCGAAGCTACAGCATGAGCGGCTATGCGAATGCCGTTTCCGAATTGCTGACCGGGATCGGCATGACACGATACGCGGTGCTCGGCCATTCACTCGGCGGTCATGTCGCGCTGGAACTGCTCGCGCGCCACGAAGCGTCGATTGCCGGCGCCGCCATTTTCGGCACGCCGCCGATCGAAAACAGCATCGAGGGACTGATCGCCGGTTTCGTGCCCAGCCCGGACATGGGCTATACCGGCAGCCTCGTCATTACCGAAGAACAGGTTGGGATGATCGCCAGGATGGCGCTCGGGGAAAAGGACGAAGGCAATGAAACGTTCCTCGCCGCGATCCGGCGCACCGACGGCCGGGCGCGGCAATATATGATGGAAGACGCACAGGCCGGCAAAACCAGCGACCAGCGCAAGGTGGCCGAAACGACGGCGATCCCCCTGCTGATCATCAACGGCGCTGACGATCCCGTCGTCAATCTGGACTATGTCGACAGCCTCTCTTACCGGAACGTCTGGACGGGCAAGCCGATCCGGCTCGCCGGGACAGGTCATGCCGTCCATCGCGAGGAGGCGCAGGCATTTAACAGGCTGCTGGCCGAATTCCTCGAAACGATCACCTGA
- a CDS encoding C2H2-type zinc finger protein — MEVEGQTIRAIWDALQRPEPSDRPVPVSLATRIAETGWALTADIEDLLLMLDRRSDPPAVIDIEKFTAALNLPFRAVFSRPKHRLDDGFGHSMLSAIDAAAFCIFIERLGFRIDLTTLCARLKGAIPPVSHLSEDEISVLFYDQNRHRMPPVTLSAPHRPWRGMRTMRHKTGSGYRLEYVIDDNGEPLWLKIVAPKYRKRPETQSVTCPDCGMLYVKGLRTDEQVHRSFHRKRFAIIDPKPNRQFADALSRDLDAPWVDASSPKWKRKAVYDRALELKRELELRFRAMADRPRSRQ; from the coding sequence ATGGAAGTCGAAGGACAAACGATCCGGGCGATATGGGATGCGTTGCAAAGACCGGAGCCGTCCGATCGCCCTGTCCCGGTTTCGTTGGCCACAAGGATCGCGGAAACCGGATGGGCATTGACGGCTGATATCGAAGATTTGCTGCTGATGCTCGACCGCAGATCGGACCCGCCTGCGGTCATCGATATCGAAAAGTTCACCGCCGCGCTCAACCTGCCGTTTCGCGCTGTGTTCTCGCGCCCGAAACATCGGCTCGATGACGGTTTCGGTCATTCCATGCTTTCCGCGATCGATGCCGCCGCCTTTTGCATCTTCATCGAACGGCTGGGCTTCCGGATCGATCTGACGACCTTGTGCGCTCGGCTCAAGGGGGCAATTCCGCCGGTTTCCCATCTGAGCGAGGACGAGATCTCGGTTCTCTTCTATGATCAGAACCGTCATCGCATGCCGCCTGTGACCCTCTCGGCGCCTCATCGGCCATGGCGGGGAATGCGCACGATGCGACACAAGACGGGATCGGGCTACCGACTGGAATATGTGATTGATGACAATGGCGAGCCCTTGTGGCTGAAGATCGTCGCTCCGAAATATCGCAAGCGCCCAGAGACGCAATCCGTGACCTGCCCCGATTGCGGAATGCTCTACGTCAAGGGCCTGCGGACCGACGAACAGGTGCACCGGTCGTTCCACCGCAAGCGTTTTGCCATCATCGACCCGAAGCCGAACCGGCAATTCGCAGATGCATTGTCCCGCGATCTCGACGCTCCCTGGGTGGATGCGTCGTCACCGAAATGGAAACGCAAGGCGGTTTATGATCGGGCGCTCGAGTTGAAGCGCGAGCTCGAGCTACGATTTCGTGCAATGGCAGACCGACCCCGATCACGACAGTGA
- a CDS encoding helix-turn-helix domain-containing protein yields the protein MGSPKAKPALERLGHDIRNARLRRGIAVADLAVRAGTSPSSVARLERGDPGVAIGTLADVLVVLGLLERLADLVDIRKDDLGLALAAEHGPRRGRSFAARLKKQKAQTEETQDRQDVVDPDGASF from the coding sequence ATGGGCTCCCCCAAGGCGAAGCCAGCACTGGAACGGCTGGGACACGATATCCGCAACGCGCGTTTGCGGCGTGGCATCGCCGTGGCAGATCTCGCTGTGCGTGCGGGAACCTCGCCAAGTTCCGTCGCCCGCCTTGAACGGGGTGATCCGGGCGTTGCCATCGGAACGCTTGCCGACGTTCTCGTTGTGCTGGGCCTTCTGGAGCGGCTCGCTGACCTGGTCGATATCCGCAAGGACGATCTGGGGCTGGCGCTGGCAGCGGAGCACGGACCGCGCAGGGGCCGCTCCTTCGCGGCGAGGCTGAAAAAGCAGAAGGCCCAAACGGAGGAGACGCAGGATCGGCAGGACGTTGTGGACCCTGACGGGGCCTCCTTCTGA
- a CDS encoding DNA -binding domain-containing protein, translated as MTKVKLADCPPTDAELTAYDREHLKLYLRLLDADAEGADWKEVAEVVLRLDPKRDTERAHRIYAAHLARAKWMAEHGFADLMRSSLH; from the coding sequence ATGACCAAGGTTAAACTCGCGGACTGTCCGCCGACCGACGCCGAACTCACGGCCTACGACCGCGAACACCTCAAGCTTTACCTGCGTCTTCTCGATGCGGACGCGGAAGGCGCCGATTGGAAGGAGGTTGCCGAAGTCGTACTTCGCCTCGATCCCAAGCGCGACACCGAGCGGGCTCACCGGATCTATGCAGCTCACCTTGCGCGAGCGAAATGGATGGCCGAACACGGCTTTGCCGACCTTATGCGCTCAAGTCTTCATTGA